A DNA window from Ipomoea triloba cultivar NCNSP0323 chromosome 10, ASM357664v1 contains the following coding sequences:
- the LOC116033075 gene encoding uncharacterized protein LOC116033075 — protein sequence MICIIWNCQGAASKAFRRTLKQFCRSYKPDLVCLFEPKVSGDQANRICISFGFEEWVRVEAVGFSGGIWVFWNHTVEIQVISTHPQFVNLQVKEGNGLPWVLSLVYGSPNISLRRRLFSELTSSSFSTQPCWLACCDFNSVTSSDEVSNAACFNSSRCADFNNWIFREGLIDLGFTG from the coding sequence ATGATCTGCATCATATGGAATTGCCAAGGTGCTGCGTCTAAAGCTTTTAGACGCACCCTCAAACAGTTTTGTAGGAGTTATAAGCCAGATTTGGTATGTCTTTTTGAACCGAAAGTGTCGGGCGACCAAGCCAATCGTATCTGCATTAGCTTTGGGTTTGAAGAATGGGTCAGAGTTGAGGCGGTAGGCTTCTCAGGAGGAATATGGGTGTTCTGGAACCACACGGTAGAGATCCAAGTAATTAGCACACATCCACAGTTCGTCAATCTACAGGTTAAGGAAGGTAACGGCTTGCCTTGGGTGCTATCGCTTGTGTATGGCAGCCCCAACATATCCTTGCGAAGAAGATTATTTTCAGAGCTTACATCCTCTAGCTTTAGTACCCAACCCTGCTGGTTGGCATGCTGCGACTTTAACTCGGTAACAAGCAGTGATGAAGTCAGTAACGCAGCTTGTTTCAACTCGTCAAGATGTGCAGACTTCAACAATTGGATTTTCAGGGAAGGGCTTATTGACTTAGGCTTCACAGGGTAG
- the LOC116033077 gene encoding uncharacterized protein LOC116033077 produces the protein MDEGKNDPNCPRIPVTKEEKERLRRPWRRSLILRVLGRKVSYSYLLQRLQKMWISEANFDLIALDQDYFVAKFESLRDYEFAKYEGPWIILGHYLTVQEWEPNFHPYKNKLSKLLVWARLPAIPIEYFEEGFLMKIGKQIGRPVKVDTTTSLVSIGKFARVCIEVDLSKPLLSKFTLEDEVLPIEYEGINMVCFTCGIYGHKQGQCGNDRAEDSMNEDNSNMDLEQNRDHQANRE, from the coding sequence ATGGACGAAGGCAAGAATGACCCCAATTGTCCAAGAATCCCAGTCACAAAGGAGGAGAAGGAGCGATTACGGCGTCCATGGCGGCGTTCCCTTATTCTCAGAGTTCTTGGAAGAAAGGTTAGCTACTCTTACCTTTTGCAAAGATTACAGAAAATGTGGATATCTGAAGCCAATTTCGACCTAATTGCGTTGGATCAAGATTATTTTGTGGCGAAATTCGAGTCCCTTAGAGACTACGAATTCGCAAAATACGAAGGCCCGTGGATCATTCTGGGCCATTATCTCACCGTTCAGGAATGGGAACCTAACTTCCACCCGTACAAGAACAAGTTAAGCAAACTACTGGTATGGGCACGCCTCCCGGCTATCCCAATCGAATATTTTGAAGAAGGGTTTttgatgaaaattggtaaaCAGATTGGGCGCCCGGTTAAGGTGGATACAACAACGAGTTTAGTCTCTATTGGGAAGTTTGCCAGGGTGTGCATTGAAGTAGACCTCTCTAAACCACTGCTGTCGAAATTCACACTTGAGGATGAGGTTCTGCCAATCGAATATGAGGGCATTAACATGGTTTGCTTTACTTGCGGGATTTATGGCCATAAACAGGGGCAGTGCGGCAATGATCGGGCCGAGGATTCGATGAATGAGGATAACTCGAACATGGACCTTGAGCAAAATAGAGATCACCAAGCTAACAGAGAATGA
- the LOC116032687 gene encoding dihydroceramide fatty acyl 2-hydroxylase FAH1-like produces the protein MVAQVFTVDLNKPLVFQVGHLGESYQEWVHQPIPSREGPRFFESDFWEFLTRTVWWVIPLVWLPVVCWFVSMSLRMGLTIPHVALLVVFGIFIWTLVEYILHRYLFHIKTKSYWGNTIHYLLHGCHHKHPMDGLRLVFPPAAAAVLCVPFWNLVKLFATPLTAPALFGGGLLGYVMYDVTHYYLHHGQPTSDVPKNLKKYHLNHHFRIQNKGFGITSALWDRVFGTLPPSKSDLKSR, from the exons ATGGTTGCACAGGTATTCACGGTGGATCTGAATAAACCCCTTGTCTTCCAG GTTGGCCATCTTGGAGAATCTTATCAAGAGTGGGTTCATCAGCCTATTCCTAGCAGAGAAGGTCCTCGGTTTTTTGAAAGTGACTTTTGGGAg TTTCTCACCCGCACTGTGTGGTGGGTAATTCCTCTCGTTTGGCTCCCAGTTGTATGCTGGTTCGTTTCAATGTCTCTTCGGATGGGTCTCACGATTCCTCATGTTGCACTACTGGTAGTATTTGGCATTTTCATTTGGACACTAGTGGAATACATTCTTCACCGCTACCTTTTTCATATTAAGACAAAGAGCTATTG GGGGAATACCATTCATTATCTTCTTCATGGTTGTCACCACAAGCACCCCATGGATGGGCTACGCCTTGTTTTCCCTCCTGCTGCAGCAGCTGTTCTCTGTGTGCCA TTCTGGAACCTAGTAAAGCTCTTTGCCACTCCATTGACTGCTCCTGCTTTGTTTGGAGGAGGCTTACTGGGTTATGTGATGTATGATGTAACCCATTACTACTTGCACCATGGACAACCCACGAGTGATGTGCCAAAAAATCTCAAG AAATATCACCTGAACCACCATTTTCGTATTCAGAACAAAGGTTTCGGCATTACTTCTGCATTGTGGGATAGAGTGTTCGGAACATTACCACCATCAAAATCAGATTTGAAGAGTCGATAA